gaaagggccgcacttgcgagAAGTGCGGCAAGGTGCGCGAGGGTGCTTGTCGATCATCGTCTGGGTGCTACAAGTGTGGTCGGCAGGGCCACATGGCGAGGGATTGCCGCCACCAGGCTCCATTACTCAGTTCCATGATTTGTTATCGTTACGaccaggttggccatgtgaaggccaactaTTCATCGCTCGCTGCCAGGCCAgcgcaggctccagcaccgactACTTTGATGATCATTGACGGGAGTCAGGGCAGgacggagcccccgagggctcgaggtcgTGCTTTCCAGCTTACTGCCTGGGAGGCCAGTGCAACACAAAATGTTGtaactggtatgtttctatcccttatcttattgattatgtttgttttatgctCATATATTTGTACCTTTGTAGGTAAATTTCGAGTGAAATCCATTCCTGCATTAgcgttgtttgactcgggtgtaAGTTGGTCCTTTGTTTCTCGGTCTTTTAGTAGGGAGTTTGCATTGCCCATAGGGGATTTGGAGTAtccgttgcgagtttctatcACCAACGAACATGGGGTTTCTGATTCTTCAATTTATCAGGGTTGCGTTCTGGAGATCTTCAGGGTATCTGTTCTGATcaatttgattcctattcccatgaggTATGCCTGCAtaattgtgggtatggattggatgAGACGTTTCGGTGCCATGATCAACTGCGAGGGTCAGCGTGTGGATACGCGGGTTGGGGATCATGTGTCGGCTGTCGTTGTTTTTGTTGTTAGGGAGTTCGCTGATGTATTcctggaggagttacccggtgtgcctccagagaggcaggtcaaGTTCATGATTGAACTCGTTCCAGGTGCGGCCTCGATTTCTAGGGTGTCATATCGTTTGGcgcctcctgagatgcaggagttgtcatctcagctgcaggagctgctaggcaagTAGTTCATCCATCCAAGTAGTTCTCCGTGGGAA
The genomic region above belongs to Lactuca sativa cultivar Salinas chromosome 4, Lsat_Salinas_v11, whole genome shotgun sequence and contains:
- the LOC111890364 gene encoding uncharacterized protein LOC111890364, with amino-acid sequence MVTTRRFEIGSRSESGADSQGGPALSEDRIREIIHEEVVTIVWGQIPKMFGSIKTTMMEFFDDRYAAIAETADAAAVADASVRTGQVFQYRDLDITNPPTFDGFHDPITTMRWLFDVEGLQEYLDLRQGSETVTEITKMFMERAMFHPEFAASKQAQMTRYLSMLKTEIRQFVSTQHYGLLLEMQEASRQCEIEIDLQTKELRLALTQLQPTPKWFKTTNVRSGGRKGRTCEKCGKVREGACRSSSGCYKCGRQGHMARDCRHQAPLLSSMICYRYDQVGHVKANYSSLAARPAQAPAPTTLMIIDGSQGRTEPPRARGRAFQLTAWEASATQNVVTGKFRVKSIPALALFDSGVSWSFVSRSFSREFALPIGDLEYPLRVSITNEHGVSDSSIYQGCVLEIFRVSVLINLIPIPMRYACIIVGMDWMRRFGAMINCEGQRVDTRVGDHVSAVVVFVVREFADVFLEELPGVPPERQGYVLD